gaggcggagagaaggcagagagttctgtcaggaaaaggaagaagttCTCTCAGGACGAGGTTTGCGAGGAAGACAACCTTTCAGAGCGAACGAGAGGTTCTTGCGCGGACAAGAAGGGAGAACCAAGAATTGGGAGGCGCGCCGACGGAgggatgcatgcgcggagacagtgcgggcgcagagagcagaagagggaaggagaggaagaagggagaagagagaggaacagaggcgTTTCGAGGCGGACGAAGAactcgcagagagacagagaccaTTAGGCGAccgagaggccgagagaggagaggttGCAGGAACCGCGGCGAACTGGGAAGTGAtcgaggaagtggagaaagtGATCGAGAAAgtaagaaagagagaaccggaaacgggagagaatGCTGGACGAAACGCCAAACCtgtcagagagaagcaaattTCTTTTTCAGACCCAGAGGGCGACGCCCTGCTGTCCATCCCCCCGACGAGTGTTTAGCGTTTGGGATGCCTTTTCCGGATTCCCCGCGCGCGCCTGGTGCACCGTGAATCTGtccgcttttttctccgcgttGCCGAggctttgcatgcgcttgcgCGCGATCGCCGAAACGCAAAACGCGGCATgtctgaaaaaaaacggagaaagctCGCGAAAGCGCACCGAGACAAACCCTGTCCTCTTTGAAATGCGTCCGAATTCCAGTGAAGACGACCTTCAATCGCAGTATATACAGAGATATATTTTTTATATGTAGATGTGAATAGgttatgtatgtgtatatatgcatgagTCTGTGTCGAAGTATAGATACGCGAGCGCGTATCTGCGCATGTAGAAGAGTGCAGTCTACGCCTCTGTTTGAAGCGCTTTGCTTGTCGAAACCTGCAACGCGCCTCGCTGTGTTCACTCTATGAAGCTGGTTCTTCGGTGGCAGCGATGCCGCGCCCTTCGCAAAAATGACGCGGATATGTTcttgtgtctccgtctctcttggTGAGTGGTATGTTTGCATGTACGCAAACTTGTCCTGACTCCTCGGTGTCGCTTCTCAGGAactctcttgttttttcgaGGTTTCCCGCTGTGGAGGAGTTCGAACGAGCCTCGTTTCtcggaaggaaaggaggcgCTAGCTGCGAAGTCACCTCAacgcggcggcggcgacttctctgcagagacagcgatcGATGAAGAAACTCCTTTTCAGAGGACAAGGCTCGACTAAGtcctctggagaagaagcaaacccactccgtgtctgtttttccctTAACTCTTTAAAACGTTCTCCCTCTCATCCTCAAAAAGCCTTGCGaggcgtgcatgcgcggcgtCCCTCCGcactctcttttcttcctctctctgcttcgttctcttcttcctctttttctctctttccttcctcgcgtcgGAGCTCCAACTCgacagcgaaaagagagcgcTGAAGGCAAGAAGCTCTACGCAGAACATCTGCGAAAGCGCTccagaagcaggagacaaaTGGAGGAGTATGGCTGGGAGTGTCGCCTTCCAGCTCGGTCGGCTGCGGCCTCGGTTCCACGACGGCTGcccgagaagcagaaagacgacAGCGAACAGACGAGAACGGGTGCAGGTCGAggccgcgagagaaggactgCGGTCGTCTGTgggacagaggcgacgaggaagcgagagagggggaagCAGCTCCCctcggaggaagaggaggtcGAAGCGGTCGGAGAGGACATGAacttgcttctctgttcctgtGAAGAAGGGCAGGTGGCGAGCATCAGAGCTGCAAGCAAAGGAccggggagaaagaggggacaggcgacaggagaagacgagagacgcttGTTGCGaacgcctctctgtcgcgcccTCAGTGCCCTCAGACAACTGCCTGACTTCGTCGACCCGACCTTCTttgccctctcttctccaagCAACCAAGAGGCAGACCGAGGTCGGACGCGAGACCAAAAAGATCCagcagagaacggcgagagagcagagaacggcgagagagcagagaacggcgagagagcagagaacggagagagagcagagaatggcgagagagcagagaacggaAAGATACGAGGACAAGAAGGCCTTTCACTTAAGAGATACtcaaagaaacgaagacttccaggggaagacgCGACCGCCTCGCCAAATGCAGAAGTTGAGTCAGAAGCGACCGACGTGAGGTGTGGCGGCGAAGCTCCGCAAGGTTGggagcgaaggaaacgaacggaGGGCGATCAAGAACAAGAGAgtgcagaaggagaacaagtacgagaccatgagagagaacagggagaaggATTTCGTCGCGAGGCGTCGGTCTCTGTCCGAGACAAGACGATTGAAGCTCTGCACGCGCTCCTGCCCGCGACTGCCGCCTCGCTGCTATGCCGCTTCtgctcgtctgtctcttcttctcttccttctggcGCGTTCGCACCTTCTCCAGacgggaaggaagaaggaagaagcgagggagaagaaaggtcaACGGACAGATTTGAGGGGGAGTTTTTGGATGAAGCACAGCTGCGCCTcgcgctggagagagaagccaggACGACCGAGGCGGAGGGGGCGTTCGCTCGGGAACGACTTTTGAGGTCTCTCCTCAGAAGCGATGAGATGCCCGTGGTGTTGAAGAGACACTGCAGcgacgcctctctctctgcgtccgtcGGCGGCAGACCAGGACCTCGAAGAAagccgcgaggagagaagacgcaggcgccgaaagaagaggagacgaagtACTCTTTCTGCTCCGTGAAACCTCTCGAAAGCGCTGCTccggcgcctgtctcttttcctgcgttctcgtcttcttcgaacTCCGTTTCCGCGTCccctgcagagagagacgggtGCTGTGCAGGCGAGGCGCAGCCGTGGAAGGACTGCTTCCTCAACGCAGGCAGCAGTGTATGGACACTCGCCGTCTCGGAGGAGTTGCCGGGAGGCTGCGGGATGCGCCAGAGACCCGCAGGAAGGCCTCTGGGAGACCCCCTGGTCCGGCGACGCAGCGACGGAAGTcgctcgccttcgtcgtctgcgtctgccgcAGATGCGCCGCGCCGCGCTCGAGAAACGACGAGGGTGCCTCTACGCCGGGGAGCACCGGACTGCGGGGCGAACCAGGAAACGCGgtcagaagcgagagaacgagaaggagaacaagaaggttTCGTTGTGTTGGCAGTGGGAGTGCATGGCCGTCAGTCATTGCTGTCATGTTTGGGAGGACTGCGCGTgagcgagggagacgacggaAAGGCTTTTCCGACAGCATATGGGAGGTCGGAATTAGATGCATGCGgcgcggaggcagagagccCCAGAGGGCCTGCAGACGTTTCCGGCCGTCTGCCGCCGAGTTGCCGCTCTTGGACGGAGACGACCGTCTCCGAGGatgctgcttctcgcgcttcagAGTCGAAAGAAGACTGTGTACAcatgctgcatgcgcacgaacggcaggagagagggtctgagagagacgcgaagctcGGCGCGCTTCAGTTGTGGCGCATTTCGAGTGACGCGCGCAAGCGTCCTCGCTTCGCCATGGGGATTCTGCATGCGGTAAGCGCTGAGTTTTTTCTGCGAATTTGCTGTGAACTTTTCAACTCGGCGGCGACGCACAGGAGCTGAAGCAACGACTGAGGGGGGTCCGTACACACTGTCGACTTCTCAAGTCTTCGCAGGACTTCTCTAACCGATGCTCTGACTCGTTGGTCGTGGAACGCACCAAGGGGACGTGCACATGGCGAACGAAACGGCCTTGACGATATCAAACTTTCATGGAGACCAGTCCGCGTCTGGGGAGTAGATTCGGCAAGTCGAATCGTGATCCGCAGGGCGTCGACAAAGTGTAGACGCGAGACTGTAGGGGTGCTGAGGAGGTCATCGTGGAACCTTACGCAGGGgggtgtgtgtctctttaCTTTCAGTTGAAGGACCGTCGCAACCTTCCAAGTATAGACTGCATGTAGCATCTGTGCTGTCATTGGTCAGTTCTAAGGCGTCGGAAGCCGTCAGCGAAGGAGGCAACAGGCAGGCACActcctccatttcttcttACGAAATGTTCGCTTTCCACCCAGTTTTCTTCCCCatagaaagacagagacggcacTCAGTGGCTTGCGAGTTTCTGCTGTTTTGCCCGCTTTAGTGTTTGAGTTGTGTGTGCTGAGCGCTTGCTCTCTCCAcgacgagacgaagaagctcCCTGTACTTCGCGTCTCCGGGCAGGGGGGGGGTCTgggcaagaagagagagagaaaaagaagagagagagagagaacgggcaAGATGACGGtggcgagacggagagacagagaaacgagaggccGCGAAAAGAGCtcaagcgagaggaagagagaagtagaaagcgagacagagacagagagagggcgaaagggggagaaggggaaaaagaaacagagaaagagacagagagaagacgacagctGTGCAAGGATAGAGAGGTAACAGCAGAGACTTGTGTGGCTTGTCTCCTGAGAACAAGGTGCACTCCGTAGTATCTCGTCGCATGAAAGAGAAGCGCATTCATGAATTCCAGTGTCACAGTGGAAGCCTCGCGTCCATTGTAGGAGGAGGGGCATCTGGTGTGTTTGCGTCCGTTTCCCATGCATGCGGTTGGGCTCGTTTTTTTATTCTTTCACTTGTGGCGTGCTGCAGAAAAGGCGCGAATCTCCTCTTCAGTGACGTCGAAAAATCGCAAATTTCTAAGTGTTCCAACTCCTTCATTTCCTTGTACAAGCTGTTTACGAGTCCATTTGCGTCGCACAAATATGTTCATATCAGTTCAAAAGtatgtttctgtgtgtgcatTTTTGCTTGTATCATTCTCTGTCTGTGCGGTGGTAGCGGTGGTTTCGCGGTTCCTTCCGCTGTATGTTTACCTTTTGCAgatctttcttcctcctccgtgAGTCGGAGTCCaggtctctgcgtttctgcatgcgcaggtaTTCAAGGTGTCTGCATCTGCAAGCGTTTGGTATTATCTCTGCGTGCGTTTGCATTCACTTCTATCTGCAAGCGTACGTCTTTCAggtctttgcatgcgcttgtTTTCGGTCCTCAGGGCGGCGCCTGCCGGTCGCTCGAGTGGTTGCCAGCTTCGGCGCTGGACTTGCGTTCGACCTCGGAAGACTCTTGTCCGTATTTGTCGGAGACTCAGAAGGAAACTCTGAAGACGACATCCTCGCAGCGacaggaagacgacgcagaagaaagagcgagaacagaagaagaaaacggagaggagagagaagggaacgcGTTCACCGGCGAcactctcttcgcctcccgcGTTGGTCTCCTTGCTGCCACCTTCGCCGATGACTCACTCCGCATCTGGTCCATCCCTCTGGCCCCGTTccttgaagaagacgagacagaagaggaacgagaagaaagcgaagaagggatTGAGGAAGGAGTTGAAGGAAATCAAAGGATAACGCAAGAGACTGGCAGCCAGCCTGGAAGCTTTCGGTGTCTGCGGAGGAAGGAGGGGGCTCGAGGCTGCTGCGGCTTCccttctgctttttcagaGGGCGCAACAAGGTGCGTGTCTGAGGAACCTTTCCAGATTCAGAGTGGTTGGAGTTCGGAATGAGTATTCAAGTTTTCGAGTTTTTTCGAAAGGTGGAACTCAGCCAACGAACCCGGGGTGGTATCTGCGGGATCTCTCCTCGTATCCCGCGCATGTTGAACTCCAGTGTTTCGTTGTTTGCCTCTCCCTCCTGGCTGCTTCTGATGCTCAggtgcgtttttctgcctccAGTCTGGACCTTCCGGTGCGCTTCTCCGCAGGCGacctcgtctcccttcttctgcgtggCGGgggcgcctccgcctcttccTGCTGTCGTTTTATCTCGCTCAGACCCATCGCTCGTGTACGATCAAGCGCCTCTCCAGCTCGCAGTCGGCAGTGATGCCGgtcgccttttcctcttttctttctccatgCCGCAGACCCAGCAACTTCAACGACCTTCCAACTCGTCTCCAGTCGTCTCCACCtactcctcttcttctgcatgctctgcttcgccttctcggtcttcttcttccctctcttcttcttctcactcttctctctcttctcctcccctctaCTCGTCGTCAGGTGTCGCGCGCCCGGAGTGCGTTTGGTCGGCTGTCTCGACAGCGGGGCCCTCAGCCCACGTGCGAAGTTGCGCATTTCTGCCTTCTGCCGACTCCAGTCTGGTCGCGATCTCCGCAGCTGCTGGCGGAGAcgacagcagcagcaacaACAGCGTCTTGTTTCTCGACCTTCGGTTCGCGGCGCCCGGAGTCTCTGCCGACGCCTCGCCGGCGCTCCCGCCCCTGGAGGGAAAGAGTGGTTGCgtcagctgcagagaaatcTTCGACCTTGCTTGGGGGCCTGTCGGCCGATTCGCGACTGCCGCTGCCACGTAGGACTCGACAAagcgaaaggaaaaggagcCAGCGGGAAGCAAGAGTGAGGGGGACGCAGAAAGGagcagaacagaaaaaaaggactCAGTTCtcgaaaaggcgagaagggagagtgcgaggagcgaaggaaggagcgaaggaaggagcgaagcgagagaagaaggtagagaacagagagagaaagggagaggaagagaagactttgtctgttctcttccgtttttcctctttcttcttcctcatcagtctctctcgacatattcgtctctcgccttgcgTTTCTGTTGTGTCGCCGTCTTCCCTACAGGCCGTTCGTTTGTAGACATCCAGAAATCTTAATTTTTAGTGTGTAGCAGCGACAGGAAATTGTGTGCTCAGTGACAGCAGCCATGCCGCCaacgtcctctctctcgctatCGCCAGAGGGCCATGTTTGCAAGTCTCGCATTGCTTTTCCAACATGCATTTCCCTGGTTATAGTGGCGTCATTGCTGTGCATCTGTGCGGGCACAGCTCGATTGCGGTTCTTTCGATTTCCACTCGAATTCAAAACGTTCAAACTCTCACCAACCTCAGGCAAAGTCCTCCAAAAACGAGATGCAGCTCGTGTATTGCCGATCGAAATGAACGGAGCTCCTTCTGCCTGAAGTCTCTGTGGGTCTGCACCTTTGCGATACTTCTTTTTTTAAGAGTCTTGTCAAAAAACAACGCAGCCACTATGAACCTGCGCAGGCCATGGGGACCTGACTAGGGAAGAGAGTGTCAGGTTCATTCAacattctttttctcgtctatTTCATGAGTTttccctcgctttttcttctccgctctcttgTCTTCAACTCCAGAAACGCGGTGATCATCAACTTGCAGCGGCCTCAGGTGACGCAGCTCACTCTGAAACAgattctttctctgtttccggCTTCTCATCAATTCTCGTCTCGAGCCAAAGCcgggggacgaggaggaaagacttgcagagaaggcaaggaATCTGCTTTGAGTGCTCAGGAGGCAGTCGACCGCTGCTGCTGGAGCACCTGCATGTGCGGCCACTTgggtctcttcgtcttcgacgACGGAAGGTGAGAAGGCGGTGGAAACcagaagaaactgcagacagaagacgaagcgacgACAGTCGCGGCCGACCTCTTGGAGACAGTCTCTCATTTATCAAGAAATGTAATCGTGGGTGCAAGACGAGCCCTGGAAGCATACAAAAATCCATAcagatgtatatgtattcatGTGTGGATGtattgatatatatagacatataaataaatagatagatacatagatagGTAGgtatacagatagatagatagatatactTAGAGAGAGTCGAACATTTGGGGGACTGAAAACTGGACGATGAGTCTTCAATTGCTATACTCTTTGCACATGAATCAgcgcatatatgtatatatatatatatatgtatatatatatatatatatatataggaagCAAGTCGAGGGTCACGAGACATCGATGGAGATCGGTGCAGAGGGGTGTGTGGCTGTCGCGATCGCTATGCAGAGTCGATGTTCGCAGTTCTTAACGCTGTGGGTATTAGGTTGGATGTTCGTGGCTGAAGGAGAAAGTTTCAACGCCGAGTGAAAGCGGCCGAGATCGTGACGACTGTTCCTCTTCTGAATTCCTTTCCTTGTTTGGAAtgtctttcgcgttttctctcgctacCATCAGTTTCCTTGCGGGGAGTTTGAGTCTTCTGGAGCAGCGAGTATGGCAGTCGGCTGAACTCGTCCGGTGGACGTTTCCGGGTCTCGGCGAGCGCCGTCTGGTGTACTCCCACCGGAACGCTTCGCGGGTGCGAGAGGCCTCGTCGACCCCAGGTGCTTCGTGGACGTCTCGGGAAGGTGACCCGCCAACTCGGGCGCCGAAAACGAAAGGATGCCTTTCCTCTGAAGGcgcgcgtgtctctcctttttcttggTCCGTGGAAAATGAGGCGCATCAGTTCGACACAGAgccgctgtcgcctctggGGGATGGCCTACACGGCGCTCTCTTCCGCAGTCTCCACCGGCGAGTTGCCGCGAGGTTCGCGCAGcagcaagagagacaagtGCAGCAGTTGGCGCGCCACGGCCTCCTCGTCCAAGTCTTCGGGGAAGAGGAACCGACGGCGTTTGCTGAAGGAAACCAAGACGAGGCGCAGATGCTGCCGCATGCAACTCCCCGCAGCCGGCAGGGGGTGAACCACGCCGAAAGAAAGGAGCAGCGGGCACAGGCAGAGCAGAACGACCCCAATGGAGAGGAGGTctgcgacgaaggagaggcgcaAAAGAGTCCGTGGAGACCGGAAGATGACCGGATTCTCGCCCTTCATCGGTGAGTAAAACAAACAGGAGAAGTTTTCAGAGAGTGCCACTGCGTCGTGGAAAAAACGCTCGGGAGAGGCGCGTCGTCTCTGAGCCGGGCAGACTGAAAGCAGCGCTCGATGAGCGCAGACGCTTCTTCACCTATCCCGTATTTGATCGTGGAGCTCCTCCGTTCACAATGGAAGAACAGCTACTTCTCAACAAGTAGCATTCgtttgcagagagagagggagagttAAATGCGTAAATAAATACATAAATGAGCAGACCTAGTTCACCACACAAACACATGAAGATATGCGTGTGGATCGATGAGGGTAGGAGCAGTTTGCTGTTGTccgtttatatatatatatatatatatatatatatatggcatGTGTGTTTGGCATCTGTTGGAAACCGGTCTTTGTTTCCTGATGCGACGAGCGCGTTTAACAACCGGGTCTTTGGTCAGGCGTATTCCTATCCCTGCGAACAAAGAAGGGGCCGAGAAAGAACTCGTAGGCCCCGGTGGATTTATCTGTCTTGCAAGGCAAGAAACGTTGTTCGAAATTTGGAAAGTCCTGAGTTTCCATAAATCACCTTTCTCTCGGGAGTATCGCCTACGAGATGAACCACTAGTGAAGATCTTCAAAGTCATCGTCTAGTGGCTTAGACACACAGCACTCGGTTGTCTGTGTCTCAAACTTAGAGTCGCGTTCAGCACCCTAGGTGCAGTCTGGTTCAGTGTCTTCGATTTGAGTATTTTACACAGTTCAGAATCGCGGGGCGTCCCTTTTGCTGGTTTCTTTGCCGCTGCACTCAGGATTGTCAGCGTCTGTCCGTTTCGGAATCAGCGGTACTTTGGGCATCGTCCTTTGGCCATTTATGGCGGAGCAGCGGGAATTATTCATCTGCGGGTCCTACGCTAAACGACGGGCGCGGGGAAAAATCCGGAGCCTCGCAAAACGGATGCGAAATCTCTTAGACTTAACGGGGTTCATCTTCATACAAAAGGACTTTCAAATTGATGCACCTACCCAGATACCTCAGCATCAGTCAAAGGTGTCGCGAAAACCACTGCGTGTCGCACCTGAGTGCTATGTTTTAGTGTGGTTTGCGGTGTTGAAGGACCAAGCTGCAGTACGCTTAGAGGTTACTCTGGATGCATTCGAATGTTGCCGGTACTGCAGACCATGGGAGCGAAGATAACATGTAGAAATGTACCTCCGTCCATGGAAACCTGGAGAGCTTTCACGGATTGTACTCATGAAACTTGACGAGTTGACGTAGCCAACGTATTTGGTGTCTCTACTTGGGTGTGATCGGTACGCTAGCGTGTGACGGTCTGGCTTCAGAGGACGCCTGCTTCGCTAGAAATCTTTCGATTTCTACGGCATCCCCGTtttgccgttttctcttcctcaagGTCGCTTGCGCCTTCTCAGGGTGGAGCCTGAAAACTTAAATGTCATTTTTCGTTGCGAGAATCTCCAAGAACCGCACGCGGGGGGTTGGGGCGTTGTGGCAGTCCTCGCGTTTAGGACCAGTCTTCACGACACTCCAAGGGGAAGGGTTTAAGATGTTCCACTTTCGATTTTTTGTATGTGGCAGGAGTCGACAGAGAACGCGCGGGCCGAGTTGTTTTTGCTAGACGGCAGTGCTTGTCTTTTCCCTACTTCGCGCATGCGCTCCACAGTCCAAACCTCGGCCTTGTCTTTCAGGTTGCTGTACTTTTTCCCGCTATCCAAGCATGACTGATGCAGCGTAATTGACCTTCGCTTTTCCAGGGgattttttctgtcttggtGAACGACGTTTCTTCTGAACCACAGCGTTTCGTGCTATCTGGTTCTAAGCAGTGAATACCGACCTGGGATGGGACACCGCAGAGCCGCTCTGTTCCAACAGAAGCGGTGAGAAAGGTTTTCCTCGTGTGAGGCCATTTTGTGTTCCATCGAGGTCGCTTGACCGCGCATCCGTTGCTGCAGATGTCCGTTCGTCTCTTGGCATGGTGCTAACTTCAGAGGCATTCGCGGCACACGGAACACGCACCACACACACCTACGGGAAAGCATTCGTACCGCAGAGTTATAGGAAGTCTGCAGGTACACGGAGACTGCTAGCCTTGTATCGTCGATGGACAGGACACAAGAACCGCCTTGACTTTCGTGAAGAATCACTTGACCAAGGGACGT
This portion of the Toxoplasma gondii ME49 chromosome III, whole genome shotgun sequence genome encodes:
- a CDS encoding hypothetical protein (encoded by transcript TGME49_275740), whose amino-acid sequence is MRGVPPHSLFFLSLLRSLLPLFLSFLPRVGAPTRQRKESAEGKKLYAEHLRKRSRSRRQMEEYGWECRLPARSAAASVPRRLPEKQKDDSEQTRTGAGRGRERRTAVVCGTEATRKRERGKQLPSEEEEVEAVGEDMNLLLCSCEEGQVASIRAASKGPGRKRGQATGEDERRLLRTPLCRALSALRQLPDFVDPTFFALSSPSNQEADRGRTRDQKDPAENGERAENGERAENGERAENGERAENGERAENGKIRGQEGLSLKRYSKKRRLPGEDATASPNAEVESEATDVRCGGEAPQGWERRKRTEGDQEQESAEGEQVRDHEREQGEGFRREASVSVRDKTIEALHALLPATAASLLCRFCSSVSSSLPSGAFAPSPDGKEEGRSEGEERSTDRFEGEFLDEAQLRLALEREARTTEAEGAFARERLLRSLLRSDEMPVVLKRHCSDASLSASVGGRPGPRRKPRGEKTQAPKEEETKYSFCSVKPLESAAPAPVSFPAFSSSSNSVSASPAERDGCCAGEAQPWKDCFLNAGSSVWTLAVSEELPGGCGMRQRPAGRPLGDPLVRRRSDGSRSPSSSASAADAPRRARETTRVPLRRGAPDCGANQETRSEAREREGEQEGFVVLAVGVHGRQSLLSCLGGLRVSEGDDGKAFPTAYGRSELDACGAEAESPRGPADVSGRLPPSCRSWTETTVSEDAASRASESKEDCVHMLHAHERQERGSERDAKLGALQLWRISSDARKRPRFAMGILHAGGACRSLEWLPASALDLRSTSEDSCPYLSETQKETLKTTSSQRQEDDAEERARTEEENGEEREGNAFTGDTLFASRVGLLAATFADDSLRIWSIPLAPFLEEDETEEEREESEEGIEEGVEGNQRITQETGSQPGSFRCLRRKEGARGCCGFPSAFSEGATRCVFLPPVWTFRCASPQATSSPFFCVAGAPPPLPAVVLSRSDPSLVYDQAPLQLAVGSDAGRLFLFSFSMPQTQQLQRPSNSSPVVSTYSSSSACSASPSRSSSSLSSSSHSSLSSPPLYSSSGVARPECVWSAVSTAGPSAHVRSCAFLPSADSSLVAISAAAGGDDSSSNNSVLFLDLRFAAPGVSADASPALPPLEGKSGCVSCREIFDLAWGPVGRFATAAATNAVIINLQRPQVTQLTLKQILSLFPASHQFSSRAKAGGRGGKTCREGKESALSAQEAVDRCCWSTCMCGHLGLFVFDDGSFLAGSLSLLEQRVWQSAELVRWTFPGLGERRLVYSHRNASRVREASSTPGASWTSREGDPPTRAPKTKGCLSSEGARVSPFSWSVENEAHQFDTEPLSPLGDGLHGALFRSLHRRVAARFAQQQERQVQQLARHGLLVQVFGEEEPTAFAEGNQDEAQMLPHATPRSRQGVNHAERKEQRAQAEQNDPNGEEVCDEGEAQKSPWRPEDDRILALHRIVSVCPFRNQRYFGHRPLAIYGGAAGIIHLRVLR